In Triticum urartu cultivar G1812 chromosome 6, Tu2.1, whole genome shotgun sequence, the following proteins share a genomic window:
- the LOC125516366 gene encoding uncharacterized protein LOC125516366, whose protein sequence is MDGESRPPAAAMEDAASRVLGDDDLLIEILVRVGFPTTLVRAAAVCRSWYLHASDRRFLRRFRDRHPSRLLGFYFLGDDCSAQTTHFVPMLPQPQELAAVVRRISSNFDAYQRALWVPNYIFGCRNGRIVLSEHDRLGVYNMLCPPETMCMTMFPPRPLPILPDGCSYTYSAILSKEEEEEEGLLLSYWYLMMHSTMDGKYTMHVPYMLQDDAWLIHNLAIDQIPRPPSQQVVLVEDKIYMAAGQTDITVLDLTASSFSTIRLPKGVELCEGSTMLSRANDATSVYLLHLKGLQLRIWFHKGGTWSPLNSICLHDMCASLGMSDCNYLPQISMVGDNVEFVLLEMGRSILYLDVKCRTLRRVYELANEDRSSLGYIHPFMMPWPPVFPALKNGSARVASVEWSELTVFGSPIPRCKEDKQKQLDSY, encoded by the coding sequence ATGGACGGCGAGTCGCGGCCGCCGGCGGCGGCCATGGAGGACGCCGCATCGAGGGTGCTCGGCGACGACGACCTCCTCATCGAGATCCTCGTCCGCGTTGGCTTCCCTACCACCCTCGTTCGCGCTGCGGCCGTCTGCAGGAGCTGGTACCTCCACGCATCCGATCGCAGGTTCCTCCGCCGTTTCCGCGACCGCCACCCATCCCGCCTCCTCGGATTCTACTTCTTGGGCGACGACTGTTCAGCGCAGACCACACACTTCGTGCCGATGCTGCCTCAGCCTCAAGAGCTCGCCGCCGTCGTACGCCGAATAAGCTCCAACTTCGACGCCTACCAGAGGGCACTATGGGTGCCGAACTATATCTTTGGCTGCCGGAACGGCCGCATCGTTCTCAGCGAACATGATAGATTGGGAGTGTACAACATGCTGTGTCCTCCTGAGACGATGTGCATGACCATGTTCCCACCGCGCCCACTCCCCATACTGCCGGATGGCTGTTCCTATACTTACTCGGCAATCCTCtccaaagaagaagaagaagaagaaggtctCTTGTTGTCTTACTGGTATTTGATGATGCATTCTACCATGGATGGAAAGTATACTATGCATGTTCCGTATATGTTGCAAGACGATGCCTGGTTGATACATAATTTGGCCATAGACCAGATCCCTCGCCCACCATCACAACAAGTTGTGCTTGTCGAAGATAAAATCTATATGGCAGCTGGTCAGACCGATATTACTGTGTTGGATTTGACAGCCTCCAGTTTCTCCACAATTCGGCTGCCCAAAGGGGTGGAGCTTTGCGAGGGAAGCACCATGTTGTCAAGGGCCAACGATGCCACCAGTGTGTACCTCCTCCATCTCAAGGGGCTTCAACTTCGCATCTGGTTCCACAAGGGGGGCACCTGGTCGCCTTTGAACAGCATATGTTTGCATGACATGTGTGCTAGTTTGGGTATGTCAGACTGCAATTATCTTCCACAAATAAGCATGGTGGGGGACAATGTGGAATTTGTGTTATTGGAGATGGGTCGGTCCATACTATACTTGGATGTCAAGTGCAGGACACTACGTAGAGTGTATGAGTTGGCAAATGAGGATCGAAGTAGTTTGGGTTATATCCATCCTTTTATGATGCCCTGGCCACCCGTATTCCCTGCGCTAAAGAACGGCTCTGCAAG